ATTCATCAACGATATAAACTCCATCTTAATGTGACCTAATGATTCATTACCTAAAATCCTCGACTAAAGTAAGTCAATAAAGTTATCACAATCGTATACTCAAACGTTTCTTCTAAGAAAAGGCTACGTTGCGCATATACTTCAGCATATACATCTACATGCGCAAGAGAAGATCtcttcgaagaaaaacaagtaaaTACGTGATGGGCATCTTAAATTTCCTgttggagaaaagaaatttaaaataaaataactttattatGTTAGACCGTTCGACATATGCAAATAACTCGAACTACATATTTACACGTAAGTTATTAATTCGCTTGACTCTAATTTATAATcgttaatataattgaaatctCAACACACAAACCtttgatttagaaaatttcattgttatttactatataataaattgattttgttaaatttatactTCAATGTAACGGTACTCATCCAAATATCAGTTTAATGATCGGATATTTTTTGCTCAGATAACATAGTAAATATGGCGGCTAGTAAGTTTACATCTCGCTAAATTCCAAACTAGGTATTTCCCTAGCATAATAATgaagtaatataatttgtacGATAATGTAAACATGGTGAATGTCCTAAATGACTCTGATAGCGAGGATGAATTACCTCCTGGATGGGAAGAAAGGGCTACTGTAGATGGAAATGTTTATTAcgtaaagtaaatatttatttgacaaataataattaagttaatttctatattaattataatagttgATCTTTTAATctcatatatttaattatactaaatttctatactttttatttattgtcatttgaaatatttgatctTTATTTTGTAGTCATTATACGAAAGGTACACAGTGGACACATCCTAGAACTGGACGTAAGAAAATTGTTGAAGGAGGTATTGttatagaaaaaagtatatatacttaaatttatttgttctaattaataataaagtaaagtattataattttttttcatagaattacCATCTGGATGGGAAAGATGTATATCTGATGATGGTAAAGTTCTTTTCGTCGATCACATGAATCGTACTACTACTTATACTGATCCTAGACTAGCTTTTGCCACAGAATATAGAGAAATTTCACAACCAGTAAGGCAAAGGTTTGATGGAAGTAGTACAGCCCTTTCAGTTTTACATGGTCGAGATTTACGTGGTAAATTAGCACTTGTCACTGGTGCTAATACTGGAATAggtatttgatatatatattttttattattttaattttgtttacatGTAAAACAAAACATTAATTGATTTTAGGTTTTGAAACAGCTAGGTCATTAGCTTTACATGGTTGTCATGTTATACTTGCTTGTAGAAATTTCAAAACAGGTGAAGAGGcagtgaaaaaaataagacaagaaaaagaaaatgtaaattgtGAAGTTTTAGAATTAGATTTAACATTGTTACAAAGTGTACGTAATGCTGCAGAAaagtttaaacaaaaatataggtaattatataaaaaatgttcataTATAGATGTCTTCATATCATTTTAACaagtataacattttttaggACTCtccatattttaatattgaatgCTGGTGTTTTTGCGATTCCATATGAACTTACAAAAGATGGTTATGAAACAACATTCCAAGTAAATCatctttcacatttttattttacacttTTATTGGAGCATCCAATACGCAGTTGTCATAATGCAAGAATAGTATTTGTCTCTAGTGAATCGCATAGGtaattttaatgtattataatctttttataaaaatgtaatgtataatttaaaaaattgttattactcCACAGATTTTCTTCAATACAACATGTAGAAGATATACATCCTTTAACTTTATCACCACctagatattattattggcCAATGGGTGCATACAATGATTCAAaactttgtaatatattatttgcacAAGAATTATCTAAACGATGGCCTGCAGTAAGTGTATTTAGCTGTCATCCTGGTAATATGgtttcttcatctttaccTCGTTATTCGTGGGTTTTTCGAATATTGTATGCCATAGTGAGACCTTTCACCAAATCATTGgtacatttaaaattttttattaacttaaaaatttttaataaaaaatattaatttcattatttttctcttttattttagcaACAAGCAGCAAGCACAACAATTTTTTGTGCAACTGCACCAGAATTAGAAGGAGCAACAGgactttattttaataattgttaccGTTGTGATCCCTCCAATTTTGCACTAGATTCTGCATTAGCAAGTAGGCTATGGTCTGTTTCTCAAGATTTGATCATAAAtgttatgaaaaaagataaactttGGCAAGAATTagctttaaaataatttgataaggTATTCcatgaatatatattctaatttcttttattgatatcatatattttaaatgatttaatataaGACTAAAcatgtttttatattcattaaatatacaatattttaactagcataaaattctttcaaatattctgCCTTTGGTTTGAGAATTGCTTTATCTACAGTACTTATAACCCAACCTGGTTCAAGACCATAAAATAATTGTCGTGGGTCTTTACGTTCTGTTAGCATTTCATAATCTGGATCATCTTCAATTTTTGGAAGTACATAACCATATTTTTGagataatattaatcgttCTTGAGAAATTTTTTCAGGGTCTGCTAAATATCCTCTTGATGCTGCATTTGAATAATATTCTAAACAATCCGCAGGTGGTAATAATCTACGGGGTATTGGATCACCTAGATCAcacaaatattttgttattaaatatattattaaaataatataagtacaaaacataattaaataatcaagaaTAACTATACCTCTGGAAAGAAATTGTTCAGTATCATTTAAAGCAAATAAGCAATTTGTATCATAATAGGCTGTAGTAATAACACCACCATTTCTTTCAATTGCAGCAATCACAGGTTCACTTGCCCACTGTACTTCTATATTGACCTTTGCTTTGAATAAATCTGCACCCTTAAAAGAtgctttttaatatcaaatgataataattcttccttaaattaaaaaaaaaaaattaattacctcGTCTGTTAAATGGACTCCAGCATGTTTCCAATTAATTTGAAAGTTATATAATCctgtatttattatagttgCAAGATCAATTGGTTTACTTATATCTATTCTATTTGTATCTATGAACATTTGTAGCTGGTGTAAAGAAAGTGGTGGATACTGTCTTCTTaaactgtaataaaaaaatgcatGATACTAGTtgctttaaatatataatcagagtaaaaataatataaaacattccCATAATAAGAAATGTTCTACTTACTGATGTCCTTTATAATACGGTTCATATTGAAATCTAAGATAAAATGGGTGGTTTCCAGTTTCGTATCCAGGTCTCAGAAAATTTTGTCTTTGACCAGAACCTTTATTTCCTGCACCGTGTTTATCTCCTCCATGTTGACCTCTACCTCTTCTTGACtaattataacataaaaataaatttcaattctattaattatatataaaattgcattttcaatgaatgtttttcaaaattaacaagatataataattagagGTTATATTtgcttctaatttttttcaacatatatttaattttaataataacaacaatatcCAGAATCGTAAAGATCTTAAtctcatttaattatatatttaatgaatctaATACATGCATAagtactaaataaaaaaaaatttcttacagCCTTTTTTGCACCAGGGTTAGGTCGAAGATTTGACAATACTACTCGAGGTAAATTTCTTAACATGGATAATGCTAAATCTCTACCATTTTTTGCCATTTTCtatttaacaaattgttttcttcgtaattattattatctagaGAATTATTCACTCCAAAATATATACTATCGAAACTAGGTTTTACACGGCTagatatatgtttgtatattcCTTATGGTGGGGACACTCTCTCTATTTTGTACTgattaacatatttattatattaccatatttattataaagatatatatatatatatatatatatatatatatgtatgcacatatTACAggatttgtatatttaatttggaaagaataattaataagtacaGTATATAAGTGCATAGTTTAAACaacaatattagaaaaaataaaataaaatgtaatgtttaaaaattatttaacaagatCCAATATTGATTTCGTTGCaacaaatgatttttttaatttttacaattaatttagaattttttaatgtaaaaaaaaaaaatgttttcccCCTAGTGGATTCGATCCACTGTTATTCGAGTAGTCTCAAATTTTTGAATGAAGCCATCCAAACGACGCAGGATCAAATCCCTCTCggatttttttcgaaataaaattttttttcccccaccGAAATTCAAACCCGAGTTGCCAAATCTATAGTCAAGTATGTTAACAGTGTCACCACTTCactcattaaaaattttattcttacagTATAACAGCTTATTGGGTGGTAACCATGGAGAAATGATAAAacagatggaaagaaaaatacgattatATGGAGAGGATAATCTCactatatataacatttataataaatagtatatattaaaaaaagtaggtgaacatttttttctactttattttttatcgataattcaaTTCTACATAAAGAGAACATCGAAGAGAATGGGAAGCCATTTTTCTCCAATCTAACTAACTTTACATGTAgaattaagtaaaaaaattagttcacttgttcaaatgaaaaatgaaaaatgattaacaatattatattatggaattattattgctacaattaaaaaaaatatatatatatatataattagacaAAAGTTCGAATGCATTCGAATAAAAACCTAGTGATCCGTTTACAATACTGCATGTACACGCATTAAAGTCTCTGTAAATCAGTCTTTCATATCATTTATTGTATTCTGTTATTTTAGattgtatttatatcttttatacaaTCAATTATAAAACAATCGATGTTCTCTTTACAAGCAGGTAGCATGTTCAATTGTAATCGACGAttagaaaatatgtaaataatttattgaattttcctTTTAGATAATCGTTTTGATCACATCCTCTTCAcatataataaagatgaaaaataaaaaaaaataaaaaacaattaatgaGAAGTCCATTGTCttgacgaaaaaaattatgcaGGAGGATGACCTTCATTTGTAAATGCAGACGCAGCATCGGTCTACTTCACCGacaaaatattctttgaaatatattaattgatgaCGTAAGTTAGAAACTAAGCAAAGGCAAATCGTTGATAacgtttgtctctcttttcaaaaTAGAAATAGTATAAGAGGAAAACACAAGAAACTCAAGTATGATGGTAGACCCAGTCGTTATTCCTCTAACGGTAAAGACGTGGCTACTGAAAGAGGAAGGAgtgagaaatataaagagagatagatagagatagagatagaaagaaagagaaagaaagagagacagagacagatagaaaaaagagagagagagaaagaaatggaagggAAAGCCAGATCGTCCGGTTTCTTGCGTCCATGATTGGTAGTATCCGTCAGTATACATTCAGCCGTCGTTTGGGACGGCAATAGAACCGGATGACTTGAATAGGATTGTTGTCATTGCTCTTTGATATACCTTTATTCTTATCCTCAACTTCTTGCTTATCTTTTAAAGTTCAAgatataatcaaaattatacttaaaaaatccaaaagaagattttaaaaataccTTAGCACCTTTTAAAGGTGGCATTCGGAAACGCATTACATCAACGGCTGGTGAGtcattctatttatttaacgaaatgACGTTGTCCTCCGAAAGGATTCATGGTTCAGCGCCGGGAATGATCTCGATGGTACAAACTAGGTCTTTGGAAGTGTTGCGTGAAGCCCTCTTGTCGCTGTAACCTGATTAAGCTTGAagattatgtttcttttttatctctatctctttttctttttgtacgaTATCCATAACGagttgatataattaaatattatttttttagttttgaGAGCaacaagattttattttagtaGACTATTTTTGAGTgggaatttttaatatatttcgtatttctattattatttgtttgtaatttaaatgatataatagtatatttaCTTCATGATATAATTgttatgtttaattaattaataattaagaaaatcgTATTAAATTGATGATTTATAAGAATCAAgcttattatcattattattatgttcgGAAATAATTTAAAGCAAATACAAGacagaatagaaaaaatttattcagaAAAGAGACGAccgtatttataatttattccaGTATAtaagctctctctttttctttttctctgtgtatgtatgagaaagcgactattttaaaatatcttgcTTGACACTAACGAAAGTGTCACACAGTAGATAGcagtttctattttattatgttcCTTTATAGCATTGAAaggatttaaattatttattgtatttaagattataaaaacatttgttttttaGGTTATATGggcgataaaatataatttataatttttaacattcttAATGTCTAATCACCCGAATGttgtattatcattattttttacgatcattgtaattttatttacaatgatcataatttattaaatattatatttttatgattcgtATAGTGAAATTGATTGAACTTTGTATATTCGacatatttgttaataatttataaacagGATATAATTAAGTTTCTTCTTAAACATGAAGATTATGCAATCATTCTTGGAAAAATTCAATctcataataataagaaacaattaaaaaatggaaaaaccCCGGTTGAAAAgtattctatgtatatacatttgaatatatgttattacgtacatacatcgtGTGTGCGCACGATTATGATTAATTATCTTGAACATGAcataacgaataattttctatacaaAGACGAATTGTATATAGACAACATTAATATCTgcaataattgaaattaatatgaGCTATGAATTTTTGTGTTTCAGatgtgaaatatttcaataataatggATTGGTTATGTTTATgcagctttctttttttgggaATAATAACCAATATATTAGCTGAATCGTacgtaattaatttcaatagtatatttatttctgatttaatgcatttatttataaataaaataaaaactagaATATTCGAAAATGAGTAATCACAATGAATATTGGCGGGAATCCCCGTTAGATGCCATTGTTAATCTACTATACGCAGTACTACGTTCGTGACTAATGTTTGTGTTGATTTTCATTTGATACAACTTAACGTCGTCACGAGTTTCATCTATCGAATGtcaagtatattatttttttcattagtatTATGTTTTCgagtaattaaataatgtattgCAAATTGAATTCCAAATTAACTAATCTATTTGCTTACTCtgtttatatctttattgcggttctttcatcgttttttatttttactacttttttctatttggaTCCTcataatcagaaaaaaaaatcgtaagtgaatatttattgtttgatCAATAGAAAAGCAACAGGTTGTTAATGAAGTCTAatactataatttttcttttcccctctctatctttctctctctctctctctctctctctctctctctctctctctctctctctctctctctctctctctctctctctctctctctttatacagatacagtataaatattttatatttttaaggtATTATGCTGTTATCGCACCAAGGATAGTACGTCCTGATTCTGAATACCATGTTACAGTAAGCACTGTTGGTATTTCAACACCTTcaagtgtatatatagaattgtTTGGAAATCTTGATAATGGGGATCGTTTTAATGTCTCTCAAACTGTTACTGTAGAACCATATTCTACAAGAATTGTGAGATTAgaggtatatataataaaaagtcgttatgtttctatattatttatacatagcatttttcaattttttatttatatattaacagGTTGGAGATACTTCTCCAGGACGTTATACACTTTTTGCACATAGTTTATCTGGCATAAAATTTGCTAATTCGACAGATGTACAATATGTTCATAAGAGTTATTCTGTTTTTATACAAACAGATCGGGCAATATATAAACCTGGTAATAAAATCATGTTCCGTTGTCTTATATTAGATTCCAGATTAAGACCAAGTCTTACACGTCaagtagatatttatatcacAGTAagtatacttattaatatatataaatggtctaataaaaatattgtactaatagaaattattgatGATTGTTATAGGATGGAGGTGGTAATCGTATTAAACAATGGCAACGACCACAAATAACACGTGGGATCTTTAGCAATGAACTTGAATTATCCATGTCTCCAGTTTTAGGCACTTGGAAGATTATAGTTAATATCAATGATCaaatgtttgaaaaagaatttgaagTTGCTGAGTATGTACTTCCTAAATTTGAAGTAACTATTGATGCACCCAAACATTCAACTTTTAAAGAATCAAAAATTACTGCTACAGTTCGTGCAAAGTAAGTACTAAACTATTGTAAATagtaatcaaaataaataaacgaactaaaaataaattatacaacaatataatcgaaatatatttgtgatcatatatgataatatatattctttagaTATACTTATGGAAAGCCTGTCAAAGGAGAAGCAACTATAACTGCTtatccaaatattttttcggGAGTTATTCAACCAATTTTTCAACAACCTGTAAGAAAAGTTATGCCTATTGATGGAAAAATTACTGTAGATTTTGATATTGTTACAGAGCTcaggtatattaaaaaaaaaaattataactattcaaattatattttatgtgtatatatattaatatataaattatatagtttatattataaaaaaacacttatatatatatacactatagcttttttttatattttttgataacaCAGACTTACAGATGAGAATGAAAGACCTATTAGAATTGAAGCTACAGTCGAAGAAGAATTAACAGGTAGAAGACAAAATGTTTCAGTTGAAATAACACTccataaacataaatatactatggaattaataaaaacatctGAATATTATAAGCCAGGATTAAAATATACAGCATTtgtaagtaaaattttttatattatatatattaatttataaattatatatatcataattattttcagattAAATTGGCCTATCATGATGGCGCCCCCGTTCAAGATACAAAAAATCCTGTTCTAATAGCTTATGGATACACTTATAATCAATCAGCTTTCTCCAATATTACACGTTTTCTAGATGAACATGGCATGATACAATTAGATTTTTATCCACCTATGGCTAAAGATGATATTTCTGTTCCACTTAATATTGAGGTACGAAGATAAGTAGCATATAagcaatttttcaaattaataattaataataattaataaattattgattttaattactttcttaggcacaatatttaaatttacatgAGTGGTTTTCCAGTACAAATCAAGCCATGTCACGTAgtaatgaatatatacaaGCCATTTTAAAAACCGAAAATCCTATGGTAAATCGCGACATTGAGATCGAAGTTAATTCCACAACTCCGCTTAAATATCTAAGTTACGAAGTGCTTGGTCGTGGTGATATTTTAGATGCAGGTTCTGTATATGGACAAgataaacataatataaaatttaagtaAGTGAATGGTATAACATTCACGTGCAAACTtctctataaataattcataattcataatatataaatttcagaTTTTTGGCCACATATGTTATGGCACCCACAGCACAtgtaattgtatattatattcgagATGATGGGGAAGTTATTGCAGATGCGTTAGATGTGGAACTCGAAGGAGCACTACAAAATTTTGTATGTGGTTTATTATctcattattaatatgtaattatgatttgtaatataataataaaatattaatttttttttgggaTTAAGGTTGACATTAAAGTGACACCAGAAGAAGTCGAACCAGGGAAGGATGTCAGTTTGACAATTTCTTCAAAACCAAATTCATATTTAGGAATATTAGGTGTTGATCAACGATCTCTTCTGTTAAAATCAGGAAATGATATTtcttatgtatgtaatatgtttaataaacaataaactaaaatatgtacatgaatacatatttaatatattttacaggagcaagtggaaaaagaattaaaatcatatgATTCGATTCAAGAATCTCCATATTCAGATTTCGATTTTCATCGTTCATTCTGGAGACCTGGATCAGGTACAGCTGATGATGTATTTCAGGTAAATATCAACTgtagttaatattttatatcatacttTCTcccatatatttaaaaatttgaaaataaaatttatttactagAAAACTGGTGCTGCAATTCTTACAAATGGATatctttttgaatatttattaccaagtaagtatatttattcatcttacataattaaattaaaaaataatttgtatatttatttaacataattatatctgTAACATTGGTACATATAATGTAGTATAGTTAGATTATACTTATCTTTAATTTAACTtgaatcaattatatttattattactcctTAAATCTCTAGTGAGCtgaatatttgttattatgcttatttattacgttaatcctaattatttaacaatgcTTGTATGTGCATAGTATACTACAGAGCTAGCATGGCAGCAATGGATTTAAATGTTCCTGCTCTTCCTACAAGCCTACATTTCAACCAAGCTACATTTTCAACCAAGAAGGTCACTGTTCGTAAGAATTTCCCTGAAACTTGGCTTTGGGAAATGATTGATGCTGGGTAATgccaattaattaataaattatgatacacttattttttattttagtttataaaaatttacaattttgcAATATGCACAGATactatttcatttcattcatttataataatcataattattagttACAAATACTGCTAGTctgcaaatataaaattgctTTCTAATGCTTGGTGAGGATGAACTTACTTctattaacaattttcataaaaaggTATTATTAATTGCTTGTGCTAACTCGCTAATTGAATTTTAGCTCTGGATTGCTatgaatgattaaataaaattattttttataacaaatatatatataacatgttttatacatgtatctatcctgcaattaaaaatattatttctaacagatttaataatttatgaaaaaatataattttttatttaaatttatttttttttataaaatgtcatagaataaaaatatacaaaatctaattcttttgatatagaattatgtatattgacattgaaattattttacagcCATGTGAACATTGTGTAACATTCATGTTATCTGTTATATAATCATCTTGAATACATATAGTTAAATTACAGGATACCCAGGGAATTGGGAAGGTAGGCTAGAAGGCTCGTCTCATGGAGCGTCTACGTTTCGACCAGATCTTGGTCCACCCGTAACGCTCAGATTAGCAACAAGGCCACCATTGGCAGGTCCTTATGCCTTCTCTCGCATCCCACCTCCTGTTTGGAATAAGCCCCGTGTATTCCTTATGCATGACATCTTAAACACCTGGCTTTTCACAAATTTCTCTTCAGGgtatttatttgtatcttgtatatttctatgtatgtgCATGCTCGTGTATATTTCATCTATATCAAACTtatagacacacatacatatttttctgtaaataatattcttttatgttATACACAGTAAATCTCgtctttatgtatatgtaaagaaCGCAGGAAGAAAGGAACTGAAGCTgcttaaatttatttgtagtATTGCCACTATCAATGTAATTAGAgctatagttatttattaatttttcacacTCTCATCAAAAAAGTTTACacacatattttatacaaatgaaaatttataaactcTCGCACACAACATAACTTACCACAGATTATGTTGGTATttcaaatattgaatttttataaaggaaaaaacaaacaaaggtttttctaatttttaggGTCAAAGGAGAAACAGAGTTTCGACGTGTCGTACCAGACTCCATAACATCATGGGTGCTTACAGCATTCTCTTTAAGTGATGTACATGGATTAGGTCTCATTAAAGAACCAAGAAaggttattatatattatatatattctgctatattatattaaaatagtttatataataatttaatatatataataatatgataaatattattttagctAAAAGTTTTTAgacccttttttatttctatggaTTTGCCTTATTCTGTAATAAGAGGAGAGATCGTAGCAATTCAAATTGTGGTATTTAATTACATGAATAAAAATGTGGTATCTGATGTCCTATTAGAGAATACTGGACAATTTGAATTTGCGGAAATTTCCAACGAAGTCCATGACACACCAagtaaattcattaataaaattttctttatttaagtAGTTGAACAATATCatgtataatacaaatatgttttctttatatagaattagaattatatcgcaagaagaaagtagaaattaAAGCCAATTCTGGTGCAAGTGTATCTTTTATGATTATTCCAAGAGAATTAGGGTATATAACAATCAAAGCTACAGCCCATAGTCCATTAGCAGGGGATAGTGTTGAGCACAAATTACTTGTAAAGGtaactcttttttattaataaaaaaaaaaataatttcaataatgcaatatatatacatgtaacatGTTCTTCACATATTTTAGTCTGAGGGTGAAACACAATATGCAAATAAGGCAATATTTCTAGATTTAAGAAATACAAGAAATATACAAACGAATATTACAATTGAGATGCCTAGAAATATAGTAGTAGATTCAGAACATATTGTAATATCTGCAGTaggtaataatattcatacattttatattttttattgtaattatttattaagatttttttttgttataattataaattttgaaatattaattttttaggtGATATCCTGGGTCCTAGTATACCTAATTTAGcaaatttgattaaaatgCCATTTGGATGCGGCGAACAAAATATGTTGAATTTTGTGcctaatattgttatattaaattatctcAAGGTaatctaattaaattaatatttttttctatagactTGTGCGTAtaactttgaaataattttagagCACGAATCAATTAAAACAAGCAATACAGGCTAAagcattgaaatatttagaaattggTTATCA
This DNA window, taken from Vespula vulgaris chromosome 19, iyVesVulg1.1, whole genome shotgun sequence, encodes the following:
- the LOC127070837 gene encoding CD109 antigen-like isoform X2 encodes the protein MDWLCLCSFLFLGIITNILAESYYAVIAPRIVRPDSEYHVTVSTVGISTPSSVYIELFGNLDNGDRFNVSQTVTVEPYSTRIVRLEVGDTSPGRYTLFAHSLSGIKFANSTDVQYVHKSYSVFIQTDRAIYKPGNKIMFRCLILDSRLRPSLTRQVDIYITDGGGNRIKQWQRPQITRGIFSNELELSMSPVLGTWKIIVNINDQMFEKEFEVAEYVLPKFEVTIDAPKHSTFKESKITATVRAKYTYGKPVKGEATITAYPNIFSGVIQPIFQQPVRKVMPIDGKITVDFDIVTELRLTDENERPIRIEATVEEELTGRRQNVSVEITLHKHKYTMELIKTSEYYKPGLKYTAFIKLAYHDGAPVQDTKNPVLIAYGYTYNQSAFSNITRFLDEHGMIQLDFYPPMAKDDISVPLNIEAQYLNLHEWFSSTNQAMSRSNEYIQAILKTENPMVNRDIEIEVNSTTPLKYLSYEVLGRGDILDAGSVYGQDKHNIKFKFLATYVMAPTAHVIVYYIRDDGEVIADALDVELEGALQNFVDIKVTPEEVEPGKDVSLTISSKPNSYLGILGVDQRSLLLKSGNDISYEQVEKELKSYDSIQESPYSDFDFHRSFWRPGSGTADDVFQKTGAAILTNGYLFEYLLPRYPGNWEGRLEGSSHGASTFRPDLGPPVTLRLATRPPLAGPYAFSRIPPPVWNKPRVFLMHDILNTWLFTNFSSGVKGETEFRRVVPDSITSWVLTAFSLSDVHGLGLIKEPRKLKVFRPFFISMDLPYSVIRGEIVAIQIVVFNYMNKNVVSDVLLENTGQFEFAEISNEVHDTPKLELYRKKKVEIKANSGASVSFMIIPRELGYITIKATAHSPLAGDSVEHKLLVKSEGETQYANKAIFLDLRNTRNIQTNITIEMPRNIVVDSEHIVISAVGDILGPSIPNLANLIKMPFGCGEQNMLNFVPNIVILNYLKSTNQLKQAIQAKALKYLEIGYQQELTYKHDDGSFSAFGMSDSNGSTWLTAFVAKSFRQATEYITIDNKVIDEALQWLSNNQAENGSFPEVGRVSHRDMQGGAAKGLALTAFTLIAFLENPNAIEKYRNNINKGVDYIVRNMDELDDPYALSICTYVLNLAKHPYETNAFYALQSKALTADDIKWWSKPIAKDDKNPWHSLPRSVDVEMTSYALLTYLRRNLIAESIPLMKWLVKQRNSEGGFASTQDTVIGIYALAQLGEKLMVKDNSVFVTLAYEGGQNQLSINSRNSMILQKQILPKKTRFVNIIANGNGFAIVQVSYEYNLNVTGAWPLFTLDPQVDRNSNANHLQLSICSGFVPTKEANESNMAVMEISLPSGFTVDRDSLPSLEVSQNVKRVETKNGDTMVVLYFDKMVIHEYCPTVSAYRTHKVAKQKPVPVSIYDYYDSSRRARVFYEPRVASLCDICEDEECENVCLSQPDKRKDNASASVGPSFCIDAYVKFLLVLFSVALYKYL